One window of the Nocardia huaxiensis genome contains the following:
- a CDS encoding alpha/beta fold hydrolase: MTFRGHGGIQIAGDSWGPQDGPLVVFLHGGGQTRHSWKDSGLALAKAGMHAVLLDARGHGDSDWSPDGDYRRDAMVGDLLAVLEQLGRPAFVVGASMGGITGLLATATPEAARITGLVLVDVVPRPERAGVERVLNFLSGHPEGFATLEEAADAVAEYLPHRRRPRNAEGLQRNLRQRSDGRWYWHWDPAMMAKRGDGEEIDFNTETLETAARNLTIPVLLVRGALSDVVSDEGVAAFRALVPTAEYAEIGTAAHTAASDANDEFTDAVVDFVRTHVHEG, from the coding sequence ATGACCTTCCGCGGCCACGGCGGTATCCAGATCGCGGGCGACAGCTGGGGACCCCAGGACGGGCCGCTGGTCGTCTTCCTGCACGGAGGCGGGCAGACCCGGCACTCCTGGAAGGACTCCGGGCTGGCGCTGGCCAAGGCCGGAATGCACGCGGTACTCCTCGACGCCCGCGGGCACGGCGACAGCGACTGGTCGCCCGACGGCGACTACCGGCGCGACGCCATGGTCGGCGACCTTCTGGCAGTCCTGGAGCAACTCGGCCGGCCGGCTTTCGTGGTGGGCGCGAGCATGGGCGGCATCACCGGACTGCTCGCCACCGCCACCCCGGAAGCCGCGCGGATCACCGGACTCGTGCTCGTCGACGTGGTGCCGCGGCCCGAACGCGCGGGCGTGGAGCGGGTGCTGAACTTCCTCAGCGGCCACCCCGAGGGCTTCGCCACCCTGGAGGAGGCCGCCGACGCGGTCGCCGAGTATCTGCCGCACCGCCGCCGCCCGCGCAATGCCGAAGGGCTGCAACGGAATCTGCGGCAGCGCTCGGACGGGCGCTGGTACTGGCACTGGGATCCGGCCATGATGGCCAAGCGCGGGGACGGCGAGGAAATCGATTTCAATACCGAGACCCTCGAAACCGCCGCACGCAATCTGACCATTCCGGTGCTGCTGGTGCGCGGCGCGCTGTCGGACGTGGTGAGCGACGAGGGCGTGGCGGCGTTCCGGGCGCTGGTGCCCACTGCCGAGTACGCCGAGATCGGCACGGCCGCGCACACCGCGGCCAGTGACGCCAATGACGAATTCACCGATGCTGTGGTCGATTTCGTCCGCACGCACGTGCACGAGGGCTGA
- a CDS encoding alpha/beta fold hydrolase, with protein MATIGKWKNEAAREAYLEGYAALAERWPAGVESSTADVVTSHGKTHVRQAGSGAGTPLVLIHPLGGNGLCWYPIIEQLSRDRTVYALDTIGAPGLSEQTAPITSAADYAVWIEEVLAALTIDRAHVFGYSDGAWRASMAGVHGSTRLASLTLIEPGAGIIRPPWGLLLKMIRFGMNPSPEKLRRFSAYLTPGLEPSPEEIALSMAALDYKAPALWPKPLKDAELRAITTPTLVIYGAESVLLPDPGAAEKRILGNIPDVEFQLVPSVGHGLLFQDSHREAVVRRVLDFLARHDTAAVVRD; from the coding sequence GTGGCCACGATCGGGAAGTGGAAGAACGAGGCGGCGCGCGAGGCGTATCTCGAGGGGTATGCCGCACTGGCTGAACGATGGCCGGCCGGAGTGGAGTCCAGCACGGCGGACGTGGTGACATCGCACGGGAAAACGCATGTGCGACAGGCGGGTTCGGGGGCAGGCACGCCACTGGTGCTGATTCATCCGCTGGGCGGGAACGGGTTGTGCTGGTACCCGATCATCGAGCAGCTGAGCCGGGATCGGACGGTGTACGCGCTCGACACCATCGGCGCGCCCGGGCTGAGTGAGCAGACCGCGCCGATCACCTCGGCCGCCGACTACGCGGTCTGGATCGAAGAGGTGCTGGCCGCGCTGACAATCGATCGCGCACATGTGTTCGGCTATTCCGACGGGGCGTGGCGGGCGAGCATGGCGGGGGTCCACGGGTCGACGCGACTCGCGAGCCTCACACTGATCGAGCCCGGCGCGGGGATCATCCGGCCGCCATGGGGGTTGCTGCTCAAGATGATTCGGTTCGGCATGAACCCGTCGCCGGAGAAACTGCGCCGGTTCAGCGCGTACCTCACGCCAGGGTTGGAGCCATCGCCCGAAGAGATCGCGCTGTCGATGGCCGCGCTCGACTACAAGGCACCCGCACTGTGGCCGAAGCCGTTGAAAGACGCCGAGCTGCGGGCGATTACAACGCCCACGCTGGTGATCTACGGCGCGGAGTCGGTACTGCTGCCCGATCCCGGCGCGGCCGAGAAGCGGATTCTCGGGAACATTCCGGATGTCGAGTTCCAGCTCGTTCCCAGCGTTGGACACGGTCTGTTGTTCCAGGACTCGCACAGGGAGGCCGTCGTGCGTCGCGTGCTCGATTTCCTCGCGCGGCACGACACGGCCGCGGTGGTGCGAGACTGA
- a CDS encoding aldo/keto reductase — protein MSATFELGGDLRVNRIGFGTMRLAAAPEPGFEAGMGHIWRAPEDRAAAVAVLRRAVELGANLIDTADSYALGENEELVAEALHPYRDDVVVATKVGVLRPSPVEWVPLGHPAYLKQQTELSLRRLQLDRIDLLQLHRIDPAYPLEDQIGALKELVDAGKARHIGLSEASVEQLRAAAEITPIASVQNMYNLAERGHEEAVDYAAAQGIAFIPFFPIAGGAHAGADGPVAEVAAEVGATPAQVALAWLLRRSPTVLPIPGTTSIAHLEENVAAGAVQLSDEQFERLSGVGAVTANA, from the coding sequence ATGTCAGCAACATTCGAGCTCGGCGGGGACCTGCGGGTGAACCGGATCGGTTTCGGCACAATGCGTCTGGCGGCAGCGCCGGAACCCGGCTTCGAGGCCGGAATGGGACACATCTGGCGAGCGCCGGAGGATCGGGCGGCCGCCGTGGCGGTACTGCGGCGGGCGGTGGAGCTCGGCGCGAACCTCATCGACACCGCCGACTCGTACGCCCTGGGCGAGAACGAGGAGCTCGTCGCCGAGGCGCTGCACCCCTATCGCGACGACGTGGTGGTGGCCACCAAGGTGGGCGTCCTGCGACCGTCGCCGGTGGAGTGGGTGCCGCTGGGACATCCGGCCTATCTGAAGCAGCAGACCGAATTGAGTTTGCGGCGACTGCAACTCGACCGCATCGACCTGCTGCAACTGCATCGAATCGACCCGGCCTACCCCCTCGAGGATCAGATCGGGGCGCTGAAGGAGCTGGTGGACGCGGGCAAGGCGCGGCACATCGGCCTGTCGGAGGCCAGTGTGGAGCAGTTGCGCGCTGCCGCCGAGATCACGCCGATCGCGAGCGTGCAGAACATGTACAACCTCGCCGAGCGCGGACATGAGGAGGCCGTGGATTACGCTGCGGCCCAAGGGATCGCGTTCATTCCCTTCTTCCCCATCGCGGGCGGAGCACACGCCGGCGCCGACGGTCCCGTCGCCGAGGTCGCGGCCGAGGTCGGCGCGACGCCCGCACAGGTGGCGCTGGCGTGGCTGCTGCGCCGCTCCCCCACCGTGCTGCCGATCCCGGGCACCACGTCGATCGCCCATCTCGAAGAGAACGTGGCGGCCGGCGCGGTGCAGCTGTCCGACGAGCAGTTCGAGCGACTGTCCGGCGTGGGCGCGGTCACCGCGAACGCGTAG
- a CDS encoding mechanosensitive ion channel family protein, whose protein sequence is MNKPLIWAIAGVLVVLGPIAGLAIRRLVDRISAKMSTRARAVHRMTFGLIRDLAVPVTSLAGIALAIALPTGLPFSTDIVRRMLEAALLLAITYSVARLAAEVVTTLAKRLTGVTGSVSLFGTITRVIVFVLGVLITLDSVGVKITPLLGALGIGALAIALALEGTLANLFAGVHILASKTVHPGDFVKLDTGETGWISDVNWRTTTIQDIPGNFIIVPNRKFAEAILTNFHRPEQDMAVTVEVSTAYDSDLDHVEAVTMDVARRVMKELDVGFAGADPRVRFHTFGDSGIGFRVILRTRQYEDQYLLVSEFIKALHRRYDEEGIVFPFPMRILEFAPESTARLMAGLPTP, encoded by the coding sequence ATGAACAAACCGCTGATCTGGGCCATTGCCGGCGTTCTCGTCGTCCTGGGCCCGATCGCCGGACTCGCGATCCGACGGCTCGTCGATCGCATCTCCGCCAAGATGTCGACCAGAGCCCGCGCGGTCCATCGCATGACCTTCGGACTGATCCGCGATCTCGCGGTGCCCGTCACCTCGCTGGCCGGTATCGCCCTGGCGATCGCGCTGCCCACCGGACTGCCGTTCTCCACCGACATCGTCCGGCGCATGCTCGAGGCGGCGCTGCTGCTGGCCATCACCTACTCCGTGGCCCGGCTCGCGGCCGAAGTGGTGACGACGCTGGCCAAGCGGCTGACCGGTGTCACCGGATCGGTGAGTCTGTTCGGCACCATCACGCGGGTCATCGTGTTCGTGCTCGGCGTGCTCATCACCCTCGACAGCGTCGGCGTGAAGATCACCCCGCTGCTGGGCGCGCTGGGCATCGGCGCGCTGGCCATCGCCCTCGCGCTGGAGGGCACCCTCGCCAATCTCTTTGCGGGCGTGCACATTCTGGCTTCCAAAACGGTGCATCCCGGCGATTTCGTGAAGCTGGACACCGGCGAGACCGGCTGGATCTCCGATGTGAACTGGCGAACCACCACCATTCAGGACATCCCCGGCAACTTCATCATCGTGCCGAACCGCAAATTCGCCGAGGCCATTCTCACCAACTTCCATCGGCCCGAACAGGATATGGCCGTCACCGTCGAGGTGAGCACCGCCTACGACAGCGACCTCGACCATGTGGAGGCCGTGACCATGGATGTCGCGCGCCGGGTCATGAAGGAGCTCGATGTGGGCTTCGCGGGCGCCGATCCGCGGGTGCGCTTCCACACCTTCGGCGACTCCGGCATCGGTTTCCGGGTCATCCTGCGCACCCGCCAGTACGAGGATCAATACCTGCTGGTCAGCGAATTCATCAAGGCGCTGCACCGGCGCTACGACGAGGAGGGCATCGTGTTCCCGTTCCCGATGCGGATTCTCGAATTCGCGCCGGAGAGCACCGCCCGGCTGATGGCGGGACTGCCCACGCCCTGA
- a CDS encoding TetR/AcrR family transcriptional regulator codes for MPRLVDHDQRRREITTVARRVIAQGGLDAATFQSIAAAAGISVRLIQYYFGTKADLLDATFRAVIENGGVRMAQRLGALGENPDPRDFVRAVATVVMPLDDEGHEDCLVLAAFHAAALEGSGLSVEERVGPVRWLIDAFAAQIRRYRDGKASDTAELDAQLIVVSVTGITQGVLGGAATREQAEQLLDRLLDRTMGA; via the coding sequence ATGCCCCGCTTGGTGGATCACGACCAGAGGCGACGCGAGATCACCACCGTGGCCCGCCGGGTCATCGCCCAGGGCGGCCTGGACGCGGCGACCTTTCAGTCCATCGCCGCCGCGGCGGGCATCTCGGTCCGGTTGATCCAGTACTACTTCGGCACCAAGGCCGATCTGCTGGACGCCACCTTCCGCGCCGTTATCGAGAACGGCGGCGTGCGAATGGCGCAGCGGCTCGGCGCATTAGGGGAGAACCCGGACCCGCGCGATTTCGTGCGCGCCGTCGCCACGGTGGTCATGCCGCTCGACGATGAGGGGCACGAGGACTGCCTGGTCCTGGCGGCCTTCCATGCCGCCGCGCTGGAGGGCTCGGGTCTCAGTGTCGAGGAACGGGTCGGCCCGGTGCGCTGGCTGATCGACGCCTTCGCCGCGCAGATCCGGCGCTATCGCGACGGAAAGGCAAGCGACACCGCCGAACTCGATGCGCAGCTGATCGTCGTGTCGGTCACCGGCATCACGCAGGGCGTGCTGGGCGGCGCGGCCACCCGCGAGCAGGCGGAGCAACTGCTGGACCGCCTGCTCGACAGGACGATGGGGGCCTAG
- a CDS encoding aspartate carbamoyltransferase catalytic subunit → MKHLLSVTDLDRAAATGLLDEAERFEQALLGREVKKLPTLRGRTVMTVFFENSTRTRVSFEVAGKWMSADVINVSASSSSVSKGESLRDTALTLHAAGADALIVRHPASGAAHQIARWFSEMDDAAGGYAGPGPAIINAGDGTHEHPTQALLDALTLRQRLGDLEGKRVLIVGDIIHSRVARSNAFLLSTLGAEVVLVAPRTLLPVGVESWPVRVSHSLDAELPGADAVMMLRVQAERMNGGFFPSAREYSINYGLSERRLGMLGDDAVVLHPGPMLRGMEIAAAVADSPKAAVLQQVNNGVHMRMAVLFRLLVGTDEVVA, encoded by the coding sequence GTGAAGCATCTGCTGTCGGTCACCGACCTGGACCGCGCCGCGGCCACCGGGCTGCTGGACGAGGCCGAACGCTTCGAGCAGGCGCTGCTGGGCCGCGAGGTCAAGAAGCTGCCGACGCTGCGCGGGCGCACGGTCATGACGGTGTTCTTCGAGAACTCCACCCGCACCCGGGTTTCCTTCGAGGTCGCCGGCAAGTGGATGAGCGCCGACGTCATCAATGTGAGCGCGTCGAGTTCCTCTGTCTCCAAGGGTGAGTCGCTGCGCGACACCGCCCTGACCCTGCACGCGGCGGGTGCGGACGCACTCATCGTGCGGCATCCGGCTTCCGGTGCGGCACACCAGATCGCGCGCTGGTTCAGCGAAATGGACGATGCCGCAGGCGGATACGCCGGGCCGGGTCCTGCCATCATCAATGCCGGTGACGGCACCCACGAGCACCCGACCCAGGCGCTGCTGGACGCGTTGACCCTGCGTCAGCGCCTCGGCGATCTGGAGGGCAAGCGGGTCCTGATCGTCGGCGACATCATCCACAGCCGGGTCGCGCGCTCGAATGCCTTCCTGCTCAGCACACTTGGCGCGGAAGTGGTCCTGGTCGCGCCGCGCACGCTGCTGCCGGTGGGGGTGGAGTCCTGGCCGGTGCGGGTCTCGCATTCGCTCGATGCCGAACTGCCCGGCGCGGACGCGGTCATGATGCTGCGCGTGCAGGCCGAGCGCATGAACGGCGGCTTCTTCCCGTCGGCGCGTGAGTACTCGATCAACTACGGACTGAGCGAACGCCGCCTGGGCATGCTCGGCGACGACGCGGTGGTGCTGCACCCGGGCCCGATGCTGCGCGGCATGGAAATCGCCGCCGCCGTCGCGGATTCCCCGAAAGCGGCTGTGCTGCAACAGGTCAACAACGGCGTCCACATGCGCATGGCGGTGCTGTTCCGCCTGCTGGTCGGCACCGACGAGGTGGTCGCGTGA
- a CDS encoding transporter → MELERWLWIAGLFALFLLSLWGMYRAWTGRARRQADSIGALPVVPADCGAQLLEPTTGLYLGSTLAPSWIQRITVGDLGFRATAEMTRFERGILLQRDGSAPIWIPQESITAVRTERGHAGKVMTEDGVLVIRWTLPTGTEVDTGFRGDDKAVYPAWTGVKTGDEA, encoded by the coding sequence ATGGAACTGGAACGCTGGCTGTGGATAGCCGGACTGTTCGCACTGTTCCTGCTGAGCCTGTGGGGCATGTACCGCGCCTGGACCGGGCGGGCCCGACGACAGGCGGACTCGATCGGTGCACTCCCGGTGGTGCCCGCCGACTGCGGCGCACAACTGCTGGAACCCACCACGGGCCTGTACCTCGGCAGCACCCTGGCCCCCAGCTGGATTCAGCGAATCACGGTGGGCGACCTGGGTTTTCGCGCCACGGCGGAGATGACCCGCTTCGAGCGCGGCATCCTGCTGCAGCGCGACGGATCGGCCCCGATCTGGATTCCGCAGGAATCCATCACCGCGGTGCGCACCGAGCGCGGGCACGCGGGCAAAGTAATGACAGAAGACGGTGTGCTGGTGATTCGCTGGACGCTGCCGACCGGAACCGAGGTGGATACCGGATTCCGGGGCGACGACAAGGCGGTATATCCGGCATGGACTGGTGTGAAGACGGGAGACGAGGCATGA
- a CDS encoding alpha-ketoglutarate-dependent dioxygenase AlkB: MSTPLQGSLLDGFGEIGLGALDGIQRTELSAGAWVDVLPGWLTGADELFDRLAANVPWRVDRRAMYDRMVDVPRLLCSYKEGQELPDPVLDEARSALSGHYREELGEPFATAGLCYYRDGNDSVAWHGDTFGRGATEDTMVAIVSVGAARALLLRPRGGGASIRYALGHGDLIVMGGSCQRTWEHAVPKTRRAAGPRISVQFRPRGVW, encoded by the coding sequence ATGTCGACACCGCTGCAGGGATCGCTCCTCGATGGTTTCGGGGAGATCGGGCTCGGTGCGCTGGACGGGATTCAGCGCACCGAACTGAGTGCGGGCGCGTGGGTGGATGTGCTGCCCGGGTGGTTGACCGGGGCCGACGAGTTGTTCGATCGGCTCGCCGCGAACGTACCGTGGCGGGTGGATCGGCGGGCCATGTACGACCGGATGGTGGATGTGCCACGGCTTCTCTGTTCGTACAAAGAGGGGCAGGAGCTACCCGATCCTGTACTGGACGAGGCGCGCTCGGCCTTGAGCGGGCACTACCGCGAGGAGCTCGGCGAGCCGTTCGCCACGGCCGGGCTCTGCTACTACCGGGACGGGAACGACAGTGTCGCCTGGCACGGGGACACATTCGGGCGCGGGGCCACCGAGGACACCATGGTCGCGATCGTGTCGGTGGGTGCGGCGCGGGCGTTGCTACTGCGGCCGCGCGGCGGCGGGGCGAGTATCCGCTACGCCCTCGGTCACGGGGATCTGATCGTGATGGGTGGGTCGTGCCAGCGCACCTGGGAGCACGCGGTGCCCAAGACCCGGCGCGCGGCCGGGCCGCGCATCAGTGTTCAGTTCCGGCCGCGCGGCGTCTGGTAG
- the pyrR gene encoding bifunctional pyr operon transcriptional regulator/uracil phosphoribosyltransferase PyrR, protein MAVPEDRAAKSSAGEYSQRHDPEQVEAGRELLSDSDVGRTIARMAHQIIEKTALDSADPAHARVVLVGIPTRGTTLATRLAGRIEEFSGVRPAVGSLDITLYRDDLRSRPHRPLERTSVPEGGIEDALVVLVDDVLFSGRTVRSALDGLRDLGRPRAVQLAVLIDRGHRELPIRADYVGKNVPTARTEDISVLLREHDGRDGVYLRQEGDK, encoded by the coding sequence ATGGCTGTGCCCGAAGACCGGGCCGCCAAGTCGAGCGCTGGCGAATACTCGCAGCGGCACGATCCCGAACAGGTCGAGGCCGGACGCGAGCTGCTTTCCGATTCGGATGTCGGCCGGACCATCGCGCGCATGGCGCACCAGATCATCGAGAAGACCGCCCTCGATTCCGCCGACCCCGCCCACGCGCGCGTCGTGCTCGTCGGAATCCCCACGCGCGGAACCACTCTCGCCACCCGTCTGGCCGGACGCATCGAAGAGTTCTCCGGCGTCCGCCCCGCGGTGGGCTCGCTGGACATCACCCTCTACCGCGACGATCTGCGCAGCCGCCCGCACCGCCCGCTCGAACGCACCTCGGTGCCCGAGGGCGGCATCGAGGACGCACTGGTGGTGCTGGTCGACGATGTGCTGTTCTCCGGTCGCACCGTGCGCTCGGCCCTCGACGGCCTGCGCGACCTGGGCCGCCCGCGCGCGGTGCAGCTGGCGGTGCTCATCGACCGCGGCCATCGCGAACTGCCCATCCGCGCCGACTACGTCGGCAAGAACGTGCCCACCGCGCGCACCGAGGACATCTCGGTGCTGCTGCGCGAGCACGACGGTCGTGACGGTGTGTACCTGCGTCAGGAGGGGGACAAGTGA
- a CDS encoding FAD-dependent oxidoreductase, translating into MDCTTCVIVGGGPAGMFLGLLLARAGVEVTVLEKHADFLRDFRGDTVHPTTMDLLDELGLGEEFAKLPQRHVSEVQVPIDGRMRTFATMRRLPLRHRYIAMVPQWDLLDLLARAADTEPAFHLRMKTEVTGLIREGGRVTGVRYRDRHGRCAELRADLTVACDGRTSAVRAAAGLRTRAWPVPFDVWWFRLPRTDRTDPSGDVQVTAGQMVVLADRGDYWQCAVIIPEGRDAELRRAPVTDITRRMAEAAPWLADRTHVLRHWDEVKLLTVQLDRLHRWYTEGLLCLGDAAHAMSPLGGVGINLAVQDAVAAARILAPKLLSHTVEVSDLARVQRRRGFPTRVSQRMQRTMHAAVVKRALRDAELRPESADAPPLLRVLRHIPIVRSIPLFLMTRGVLPEHAPDFARRPPPGAACARSYQTPRGRN; encoded by the coding sequence ATGGACTGCACGACCTGTGTCATTGTCGGAGGGGGACCGGCCGGAATGTTCCTGGGCCTGTTGCTCGCCCGTGCCGGAGTCGAGGTCACCGTATTGGAGAAGCACGCCGACTTCCTCCGCGATTTCCGCGGCGACACGGTGCACCCCACGACCATGGACCTGCTCGACGAGCTCGGCCTGGGCGAGGAGTTCGCCAAACTCCCGCAGCGCCATGTCAGCGAGGTGCAGGTGCCCATCGACGGCCGCATGCGCACCTTCGCCACCATGCGGCGCCTGCCGCTGCGGCACCGCTATATCGCCATGGTGCCGCAGTGGGATCTGCTCGATCTGCTGGCCCGTGCCGCCGACACCGAACCGGCCTTTCACCTGCGCATGAAAACCGAAGTGACAGGGCTCATTCGGGAGGGCGGCCGCGTCACCGGCGTCCGCTACCGGGACCGGCACGGCCGCTGCGCCGAACTGCGCGCCGACCTCACCGTGGCCTGCGACGGCCGCACCTCCGCCGTGCGCGCCGCCGCCGGCCTGCGCACCCGCGCCTGGCCCGTCCCCTTCGATGTCTGGTGGTTTCGCCTGCCGCGCACTGACCGCACCGATCCCAGCGGGGACGTGCAGGTCACCGCGGGCCAGATGGTGGTGCTGGCCGATCGTGGCGACTACTGGCAGTGCGCGGTCATCATCCCGGAAGGCCGCGACGCCGAACTGCGCCGCGCACCCGTCACCGATATCACGCGCCGCATGGCCGAGGCCGCCCCGTGGCTGGCCGACCGCACGCACGTGCTGCGGCACTGGGACGAGGTGAAACTGCTGACAGTGCAACTGGATCGGCTGCACCGCTGGTACACCGAGGGCCTATTGTGCCTCGGCGATGCCGCCCACGCCATGTCGCCACTGGGTGGCGTCGGCATCAACCTGGCGGTGCAGGACGCGGTCGCCGCCGCGAGAATCCTTGCGCCGAAACTGCTTTCCCACACTGTCGAGGTATCCGACCTGGCGCGGGTGCAGCGCCGCCGTGGTTTTCCCACGCGAGTGAGTCAGCGCATGCAGCGCACCATGCACGCCGCCGTGGTGAAGCGGGCCCTGCGCGATGCCGAACTGCGCCCCGAATCCGCCGATGCCCCACCGCTATTGCGCGTCCTGCGCCACATTCCCATCGTGCGATCCATCCCGCTGTTCCTCATGACCCGAGGCGTATTGCCCGAGCACGCACCGGATTTCGCGCGCCGCCCACCCCCGGGCGCCGCGTGTGCGCGGAGCTACCAGACGCCGCGCGGCCGGAACTGA
- a CDS encoding dihydroorotase produces the protein MSILIKNAKVYGEGDPVDVLLADGEIRAIGAGLQAGDAEVIDASGQILLPGFIDLHTHLREPGREDTETIETGSAAAALGGYTAVFAMANTSPVADSVVITDHVWRRGQEVGLVDVYPVGAVTVGLEGKQLAEMGTMAAGVGAVRMFSDDGMCVYDPLIMRRALEYSNSLGVLIAQHAEEPRLTKGAVAHEGPNAARLGLAGWPRAAEESIVARDALLARDAGARVHICHASTAGTVELLKWAKAQGISITAEVTPHHLLLDDSRLETYDAVNRVNPPLRESSDVAALRQALAEGVIDCVATDHAPHAEQDKCCEFAAARPGMLGLETALSIIVETMVKTGLLDWRGVAQVMSENPARIVGLDDQGRPIAVGEPANLVLIDPDTEWTVEAKELASIAHNTPYQSMTLPAKVTTTFLRGKVTARDGKVVAG, from the coding sequence ATGAGCATCCTGATCAAGAACGCCAAGGTCTACGGCGAGGGCGACCCGGTCGACGTGCTGCTCGCCGACGGTGAGATCCGTGCGATCGGCGCGGGACTGCAGGCCGGCGACGCCGAGGTGATCGACGCCTCCGGCCAGATCCTGCTGCCGGGCTTCATCGACCTGCACACACATCTGCGCGAACCGGGCCGCGAGGACACCGAAACCATCGAAACCGGTTCCGCCGCAGCCGCTCTCGGCGGCTACACGGCCGTGTTCGCCATGGCCAACACCAGCCCGGTCGCCGACTCGGTGGTCATCACCGACCACGTGTGGCGGCGCGGCCAGGAGGTCGGCCTGGTGGACGTGTACCCGGTGGGTGCGGTCACCGTCGGCCTGGAGGGCAAGCAGCTCGCCGAAATGGGCACCATGGCAGCCGGAGTCGGTGCGGTGCGCATGTTCTCCGACGACGGCATGTGCGTCTACGACCCGCTGATCATGCGCCGCGCGCTCGAGTACTCGAACTCGCTCGGCGTGCTCATCGCCCAGCACGCGGAGGAGCCGCGCCTGACCAAGGGCGCGGTGGCGCACGAGGGTCCGAACGCCGCCCGGCTGGGACTGGCCGGCTGGCCGCGTGCCGCCGAGGAGTCCATCGTGGCCCGCGACGCGCTGCTGGCCCGCGATGCCGGTGCGCGCGTGCACATCTGCCACGCCTCCACCGCCGGTACCGTCGAGTTGCTGAAATGGGCGAAGGCGCAGGGCATTTCGATCACCGCCGAGGTCACCCCGCACCACCTGCTGCTCGATGATTCGCGCCTGGAGACCTACGACGCGGTGAACCGGGTCAACCCGCCGCTGCGTGAATCCTCGGACGTGGCCGCGCTGCGGCAGGCCCTGGCCGAGGGCGTCATCGACTGCGTCGCCACCGACCACGCCCCGCACGCCGAACAGGACAAGTGCTGTGAGTTCGCCGCGGCCCGCCCCGGCATGCTCGGCCTGGAGACCGCGCTCTCGATCATCGTCGAGACCATGGTCAAGACCGGTCTGCTGGACTGGCGCGGCGTCGCCCAGGTGATGAGCGAGAACCCGGCGCGCATTGTGGGACTGGACGATCAGGGCCGCCCCATCGCGGTCGGCGAACCGGCGAACCTGGTGCTGATCGATCCGGACACCGAATGGACGGTCGAGGCGAAGGAACTCGCGTCGATCGCCCACAACACGCCGTACCAGTCGATGACCCTGCCCGCGAAGGTGACCACCACCTTCCTGCGCGGCAAGGTCACCGCCCGAGACGGCAAGGTCGTCGCCGGGTGA